A section of the Thermococcus sp. 21S7 genome encodes:
- a CDS encoding MEMO1 family protein, giving the protein MEVRYPAVAGSFYPSGEALIEMLEEFLGDLGEEGSERKITAGVAPHAGYVFSGYTASRTYKAIFEDGLPETFVLLGPNHTGLGSPIAVYPSGKWRTPLGDVDVDSEMAKAIAKLSGIADLDELAHKYEHSIEVQLPFIQYLAELAGKEVRIVPIALGIQDEEVSEDLGRAVFEASEELGRDVVVIASTDFMHYGPMYGYVPFRARADELPHRIKEWDFRVIRRILDFDVKGMFRELREMNHTMCGPGGVGTAMVYSRSAGALEAELLHYTTSFEVSRSTDAIVGYASIVFRR; this is encoded by the coding sequence ATGGAAGTAAGGTACCCCGCCGTTGCAGGCAGCTTCTACCCGTCGGGCGAAGCGCTCATCGAGATGCTGGAGGAGTTCTTGGGCGACCTTGGCGAGGAAGGGAGCGAGAGAAAGATTACTGCCGGCGTTGCGCCCCACGCCGGCTACGTCTTTTCGGGCTACACGGCTTCGAGGACGTACAAGGCCATCTTTGAAGACGGTCTCCCCGAGACCTTCGTACTCCTCGGCCCGAACCATACCGGCCTCGGCTCTCCGATAGCGGTCTATCCCTCCGGAAAGTGGCGCACACCCCTCGGCGACGTCGATGTTGATTCCGAGATGGCCAAGGCCATAGCAAAGCTCTCTGGAATAGCCGACCTCGACGAGCTGGCCCACAAATACGAGCACTCGATAGAGGTTCAGCTTCCCTTCATCCAGTATCTGGCCGAGCTCGCGGGGAAGGAGGTTAGGATAGTGCCGATAGCCCTCGGCATTCAGGACGAGGAGGTTTCCGAAGACCTAGGAAGGGCGGTCTTTGAGGCGAGCGAGGAACTCGGCAGGGACGTTGTCGTTATTGCGAGCACCGACTTCATGCACTACGGCCCGATGTACGGCTACGTGCCCTTTAGAGCTCGCGCAGATGAGCTTCCACACAGGATAAAGGAGTGGGACTTCAGGGTGATAAGGAGAATCCTCGACTTCGACGTTAAGGGCATGTTCAGGGAGCTCCGCGAGATGAACCACACCATGTGCGGGCCTGGAGGGGTCGGAACTGCGATGGTTTACTCCCGCTCCGCCGGGGCGCTTGAGGCGGAACTGCTCCACTACACGACGAGCTTCGAGGTCAGCCGCTCTACGGATGCCATCGTAGGCTACGCGAGCATAGTCTTCAGGCGGTGA
- a CDS encoding mevalonate kinase, translating to MRVLASAPAKIILFGEHSVVYGKPAIAAAIDLRTYVWAEFNDKGAIKIEAKDIRVPGLTVSFSEDEIYFESDYGKAAEVLSYVRQAIELVREEADANGKGITVSITSQIPVGAGLGSSAAVAVATIGAVSKLLGLELTNEEIGKLGHKVELLVQGASSGIDPTVSAIGGFIHYEKGNFEHLPFMELPIVVGYTGSSGSTTELVAMVRRTYEEMPEVIEPVLVAMGKIVEKARDVITSDLDEELRFAQLGRLMNLNHGLLDALGVSTKKLSELVYAARVAGAIGAKITGAGGGGCMYALAPENQSEVATAITIAGGTPMITRISREGLRIEEVLP from the coding sequence ATGAGGGTTCTGGCATCTGCCCCGGCTAAAATTATACTCTTCGGCGAGCACAGCGTCGTTTACGGCAAACCTGCTATTGCGGCTGCCATAGACCTCAGAACCTACGTGTGGGCGGAGTTCAATGATAAGGGTGCGATAAAGATAGAGGCCAAAGACATACGCGTTCCGGGCCTTACTGTTTCGTTCTCCGAGGACGAGATTTACTTCGAGAGCGACTACGGTAAAGCCGCCGAGGTTCTCAGCTACGTCCGACAGGCGATAGAGCTGGTGAGGGAGGAGGCCGACGCGAACGGAAAAGGAATCACGGTCTCGATAACGTCACAGATTCCCGTTGGGGCCGGCCTTGGTTCATCCGCCGCCGTGGCTGTAGCGACCATCGGCGCGGTTTCAAAGCTCCTCGGCCTTGAGCTGACCAACGAGGAGATAGGAAAGCTGGGTCATAAGGTTGAGCTCCTCGTCCAGGGGGCATCGAGCGGCATAGATCCAACGGTTTCGGCCATAGGCGGCTTCATCCACTACGAGAAGGGGAACTTCGAGCACCTGCCCTTCATGGAATTACCTATAGTCGTTGGCTACACGGGTTCGAGCGGGTCAACTACGGAACTGGTGGCCATGGTGAGGAGAACCTACGAGGAGATGCCCGAGGTCATAGAACCGGTGCTCGTCGCGATGGGCAAGATAGTTGAGAAGGCCCGCGACGTTATAACCTCCGACCTCGACGAGGAGCTCCGCTTCGCCCAGCTCGGGCGGCTCATGAACCTCAATCACGGCCTCCTAGATGCCCTTGGAGTCTCGACCAAAAAGCTCAGTGAGCTGGTCTACGCCGCGAGGGTCGCCGGGGCGATAGGGGCGAAGATAACCGGCGCCGGCGGTGGCGGCTGCATGTATGCCCTGGCCCCGGAGAACCAGAGCGAAGTCGCGACGGCCATAACGATAGCCGGCGGAACACCGATGATAACGAGGATAAGCCGCGAGGGACTCAGGATAGAGGAGGTCCTGCCATGA
- a CDS encoding DUF86 domain-containing protein, with the protein MRDPLLYVEDILEAIEKIKRYTAGMDFGEFIGDEKTVDAVIRNLEIIGEAAKHIPAEFKAIHPEIPWREIAGMRDRLIHAYFGVDLSLVWYTIQNELDELETVIRNLLEGQR; encoded by the coding sequence ATGAGAGACCCGCTCCTCTACGTTGAGGACATTCTTGAGGCCATTGAGAAAATTAAACGGTATACCGCGGGCATGGACTTCGGCGAGTTTATTGGAGACGAGAAAACAGTTGATGCAGTGATTCGAAACCTTGAGATAATTGGGGAAGCGGCAAAACATATCCCGGCGGAATTCAAGGCTATTCATCCGGAAATCCCCTGGAGGGAAATTGCGGGAATGCGTGATAGATTGATTCACGCTTACTTCGGAGTTGACCTCTCGCTCGTCTGGTACACCATCCAGAACGAGCTTGATGAACTGGAAACCGTCATAAGAAACCTTCTGGAGGGTCAAAGATGA
- a CDS encoding TROVE domain-containing protein has protein sequence MKFNTRAELLNFEGGRSYRPSPELELFLRAASNFVREPKFYTGSDEDFRALLEAFEKAIRANPEYVAKLVVYAREEMFLRSLPTLGTVILANHERYKGTGIPRKVGERVFTRPDMLTEAIAMQFTLFGKPIPNSLKKAIRNSFTRFDSYQLAKYRCDRCQVKLKDALLLTHPKPKNREQEEAFKALIEGRLKNTRTWEAKVSTQGSTRETWNEVLDEFIRYKQVFALLRNLRNLIEHEVDGEKFRKAMEILADPKEMRRAKVYPYRYLTAYYMLRKMDVNSAAQAELRDAALRALRKAIEESVVMLPDFDGRNLVLVDVSGSMGFPLSRRGIVTMKMVAAFYGAILAKRYDTTIVAFADEYRWIPRGESVFETAETVLRSNVGCSTYAYKPMAEILRKREHFDRVFVLTDMVVYSENYGDDAFQRAVRRYRERVNREMRLITWDLAGYGQVYLEEHDVRNVYIGGFTERVFDLVKYLEKGNGIVSVINERVSL, from the coding sequence GTGAAGTTCAACACGAGGGCTGAGCTTCTCAACTTCGAAGGCGGAAGAAGCTACCGTCCGAGCCCTGAGCTTGAGCTCTTTCTCAGGGCCGCGAGCAACTTCGTGAGGGAGCCGAAGTTTTATACAGGGTCGGACGAGGACTTCCGGGCGCTGTTGGAGGCGTTCGAGAAGGCAATAAGGGCAAACCCGGAGTACGTCGCAAAGCTCGTCGTCTACGCCCGCGAGGAGATGTTCCTCCGCTCCCTTCCAACGCTCGGAACGGTTATCCTCGCCAACCACGAGAGGTACAAGGGCACCGGCATACCGAGGAAAGTCGGCGAGAGGGTCTTCACGAGGCCGGATATGCTCACAGAGGCCATCGCTATGCAGTTCACCCTCTTCGGAAAGCCGATACCCAACAGCCTCAAGAAGGCCATAAGGAACAGCTTCACCCGCTTCGACAGCTACCAGCTCGCCAAGTACCGTTGCGACCGCTGTCAGGTCAAGCTCAAGGACGCCCTCCTGCTCACCCACCCGAAGCCGAAGAACAGGGAGCAGGAGGAGGCCTTCAAGGCGCTCATCGAGGGCAGGCTCAAGAACACCCGCACGTGGGAGGCCAAGGTCTCCACCCAGGGTTCCACCAGGGAAACCTGGAACGAGGTGCTCGACGAGTTCATACGCTATAAGCAGGTCTTCGCGCTCCTCAGGAACCTTAGGAACCTCATAGAGCACGAAGTCGACGGGGAGAAGTTCAGGAAGGCTATGGAGATACTCGCCGACCCGAAGGAGATGCGCAGGGCGAAGGTCTACCCCTACCGCTATCTCACGGCCTACTATATGCTCAGGAAGATGGACGTCAACTCCGCCGCACAGGCCGAGCTCAGGGACGCCGCCCTCAGGGCACTCAGGAAGGCCATAGAGGAGAGCGTCGTTATGCTCCCGGACTTCGACGGCAGAAACCTCGTGCTCGTCGACGTCAGCGGCTCGATGGGCTTTCCTCTCAGCAGGAGGGGCATCGTCACTATGAAGATGGTGGCGGCGTTCTACGGTGCGATACTCGCCAAGAGGTACGATACGACGATAGTCGCCTTCGCCGACGAATACCGCTGGATACCGAGGGGCGAGAGCGTCTTCGAGACCGCTGAGACCGTCTTGAGGAGCAACGTGGGCTGCTCTACTTATGCGTACAAGCCGATGGCCGAGATCCTCAGAAAAAGGGAGCACTTTGACAGAGTCTTCGTGCTCACGGACATGGTCGTCTACTCCGAGAACTACGGCGACGACGCGTTCCAGCGCGCTGTGAGGAGGTACAGAGAGAGGGTCAACCGGGAGATGAGGCTGATAACCTGGGATTTAGCCGGCTACGGTCAGGTCTACCTTGAAGAGCACGACGTCAGAAACGTCTACATAGGAGGCTTCACGGAGAGGGTCTTCGACCTCGTGAAGTACCTGGAAAAGGGAAATGGAATAGTGAGTGTAATAAACGAAAGGGTGTCGCTTTGA
- the udp gene encoding uridine phosphorylase encodes MVEKFVSAERPQTEEGYQYHIACRPGDVSRYVLLPGDPERVPKISSLWDEAREVAFHREYRTHTGKYKGVPISVTSTGIGGPSTAIAVEELAAIGADTFIRVGSTGAIQPGMEIGDLIIAKAAVRLEGTSKQYVRVEYPAVADLEVTLALIEAAETLGVRYHIGITASTDSFYLGQGRPGLNGYFPSFARNLLDDLRQANVTNFEMEAATLYTLSSIYGLRAGCVCSVFANRVTNEFGKAGEKEAALVASEAVKILAEWDEEKERAGKKVWFPGLRG; translated from the coding sequence ATGGTTGAGAAGTTCGTTTCGGCAGAGAGACCCCAGACGGAGGAGGGTTACCAGTACCACATAGCCTGCAGGCCGGGGGATGTTTCGAGGTACGTCCTCCTGCCGGGAGACCCCGAGAGGGTGCCGAAGATAAGCTCCCTCTGGGACGAGGCAAGGGAGGTAGCATTCCACAGAGAGTACAGAACGCACACCGGGAAGTACAAGGGGGTTCCCATAAGTGTTACATCAACCGGAATAGGCGGCCCCTCGACGGCTATAGCGGTAGAGGAGCTGGCCGCGATAGGTGCGGACACCTTCATAAGGGTCGGCTCGACCGGCGCGATACAGCCGGGAATGGAGATAGGGGACCTGATTATAGCGAAGGCCGCCGTGAGGCTTGAGGGGACGTCAAAGCAGTACGTGCGCGTTGAGTATCCGGCCGTTGCGGACCTTGAGGTTACCCTCGCGCTGATAGAGGCGGCAGAAACTCTTGGAGTCCGCTATCACATCGGCATCACCGCCTCGACCGACAGCTTCTACCTCGGCCAGGGGAGGCCCGGCTTGAACGGCTACTTCCCGAGCTTCGCGAGGAACCTCCTCGACGACCTGAGGCAGGCCAACGTCACCAACTTCGAGATGGAGGCCGCGACGCTCTACACGCTTTCCAGCATCTACGGACTCAGAGCCGGCTGCGTCTGCTCCGTCTTCGCCAACAGGGTAACCAACGAGTTCGGCAAGGCAGGGGAGAAGGAGGCCGCCCTGGTTGCCAGCGAGGCCGTGAAGATACTCGCGGAGTGGGACGAGGAGAAGGAGAGGGCAGGAAAGAAAGTCTGGTTCCCGGGGCTGAGGGGTTGA
- a CDS encoding damage-control phosphatase: protein MKIHYECVACAVNQAQKIAEMSTSDVALRKGAMLFVAQRLGEFFREDSVPATDGGRLFLELYEFLGKDDPFGEYKRISTELARNVAGGIGRVDDLRTALKLAIVGNLIDFAVGYDPKKIEEDVLSLASHELYLDHSDELFSELENAKSLLYLVDNCGEIYFDRIFVECIRREFPNVEVYVAAKEGPIINDATVEDLREAKFNEIANVVSTGSRLPGTPLEYASPEFLRLFNRVDVIIAKGQANFETLSDLKDPRIFFLLKAKCCPISRELGVPRGSMVCVRGRY from the coding sequence ATGAAAATCCACTACGAGTGCGTTGCATGTGCGGTCAATCAAGCTCAAAAGATAGCCGAGATGAGCACGAGCGATGTGGCCCTGAGAAAAGGGGCGATGCTCTTCGTCGCCCAGAGACTGGGGGAATTTTTCAGGGAGGACTCGGTCCCAGCGACGGACGGCGGGAGGCTGTTCCTGGAGCTCTATGAGTTCCTTGGGAAGGATGACCCGTTCGGGGAATACAAAAGAATCTCTACCGAGCTTGCCAGGAACGTGGCGGGCGGCATCGGTCGTGTGGATGACCTCAGAACGGCCCTCAAACTCGCGATAGTCGGAAATCTGATCGACTTCGCCGTTGGCTACGACCCAAAGAAGATCGAGGAAGACGTTCTCAGTCTCGCGTCCCATGAGCTCTACCTCGACCACAGCGACGAGCTTTTCTCTGAACTGGAGAACGCGAAGTCGCTTCTCTACCTAGTGGACAACTGCGGCGAGATATACTTTGACAGGATATTTGTAGAGTGCATAAGGAGGGAGTTCCCGAACGTTGAGGTGTACGTTGCCGCCAAGGAGGGGCCTATAATCAACGATGCAACCGTCGAAGACCTCCGCGAGGCGAAATTCAATGAAATCGCGAATGTGGTTTCCACAGGTTCTAGGTTGCCGGGAACGCCCTTGGAGTACGCATCGCCCGAGTTTTTGCGGCTATTCAACCGCGTGGACGTGATAATCGCGAAGGGCCAGGCCAATTTCGAGACTCTGAGCGACCTAAAAGACCCGAGAATCTTCTTCCTGCTCAAGGCGAAGTGCTGCCCAATATCTAGGGAGTTGGGAGTTCCGAGGGGTTCCATGGTGTGCGTACGGGGAAGATATTAG
- the mtnP gene encoding S-methyl-5'-thioadenosine phosphorylase — translation MPRVAIIGGSGVYDPKLLQNVREEFVSTPYGKVRVKIGEYDGEEIAFLARHGEGHSVPPHKINYRANIWALHELGVERILSTSAVGSLNEAMKPGDFVVLDQLIDFTKTRHYTFYDGDDSPHDRKFVAHVDFTDPYCPELRKALITAARELGFEYHPMGTYACMEGPRFETRAEIRALKILGADVVGMTQCPEAILARELEMCYASVAIVTNFAAGITGEKLTHTEVVELMAKKSEEIKYLLMKSIKYIPTERRCGCKDALRGATGD, via the coding sequence ATGCCGAGGGTAGCGATTATTGGAGGTTCCGGAGTCTACGACCCGAAGCTACTCCAGAACGTCAGGGAGGAGTTCGTAAGCACTCCCTACGGAAAGGTCAGGGTGAAGATAGGCGAGTATGACGGGGAGGAGATAGCCTTCCTCGCGAGGCACGGCGAGGGTCACAGCGTTCCGCCGCACAAGATAAACTACCGCGCCAACATCTGGGCCCTTCACGAGCTGGGTGTCGAGAGAATCCTCTCAACCTCTGCTGTGGGCTCGCTCAACGAGGCAATGAAGCCAGGCGACTTCGTCGTTCTCGACCAGCTTATCGACTTCACCAAGACGAGGCACTACACATTCTACGACGGCGACGACAGCCCGCACGACAGGAAATTCGTCGCCCACGTGGACTTCACAGACCCCTACTGCCCGGAGCTCAGGAAGGCCCTCATAACTGCAGCCAGGGAGCTGGGCTTTGAGTACCATCCCATGGGAACCTACGCCTGCATGGAGGGGCCGCGCTTTGAGACAAGGGCGGAGATAAGGGCCCTGAAGATACTCGGTGCCGACGTCGTTGGCATGACCCAGTGCCCCGAGGCGATACTGGCGAGGGAGCTTGAGATGTGCTACGCCAGCGTGGCCATCGTCACGAACTTTGCCGCTGGAATAACGGGGGAGAAGCTCACCCACACCGAAGTCGTTGAGCTGATGGCCAAGAAGAGCGAGGAGATAAAGTACCTCCTTATGAAGTCCATCAAGTACATCCCAACGGAGAGGCGCTGTGGCTGTAAGGATGCCCTCAGGGGCGCCACCGGAGACTGA
- a CDS encoding signal recognition particle protein Srp54, which translates to MALEKLGKALNTALRKLARSSTVDEATIKEVVRDIQRALIQADVNVRLVLQLTKTIEKRALEEEPPAGASKKEHIIQIVYEELTKFLGTEAKPLEINEKPTILLTVGIQGSGKTTSVAKLARHLQKRGYKVGLVCSDTWRPGAYYQLRQLVEPFGIDVFGDPEEKDAVKLAREGVEYFKGKGVDVIIVDSAGRHKEEKGLIDEMKQISEAIKPHEVILVIDGTIGQQAHNQALAFKEATPIGSIIVTKLDGSAKGGGALSAVAATGAPIKFIGVGERIDDLEPFDPKRFVSRLLGMGDIEGLLQKLEELQKEQEFKEEDLEKFLKGKFNLKDMYAQLEAMQKMGPLKQVLQMIPGLGYSLPDDAVKVGEEKLKRYRIVMDSMTEEELEHPEIINYSRIKRIARGSGTSVQEVRELLHQYNQMKKMFKSMDKRKLSKMARKFNFGGFGV; encoded by the coding sequence ATGGCTTTAGAGAAGCTTGGGAAGGCACTCAACACTGCCCTCAGAAAGCTCGCCCGTTCGAGCACCGTTGACGAGGCCACCATCAAAGAGGTCGTGAGAGACATCCAGAGGGCACTCATTCAGGCGGACGTTAACGTCAGACTGGTTCTTCAGCTGACGAAGACAATAGAAAAGAGGGCACTTGAGGAGGAGCCCCCCGCCGGGGCCTCGAAGAAGGAGCATATAATCCAGATAGTCTACGAGGAGCTCACCAAGTTCCTCGGAACAGAGGCGAAGCCCCTCGAAATAAATGAGAAGCCGACGATTCTCCTGACCGTCGGTATCCAAGGCTCAGGTAAAACCACGAGCGTGGCGAAGCTGGCGAGACATCTTCAGAAGAGGGGCTACAAGGTCGGTCTTGTCTGCTCGGACACCTGGCGTCCCGGTGCGTATTACCAGCTCAGACAGCTAGTTGAACCCTTTGGGATAGATGTCTTCGGCGATCCCGAGGAGAAGGACGCCGTGAAGCTCGCCAGGGAGGGCGTTGAATACTTCAAGGGCAAAGGCGTCGACGTTATTATAGTCGACTCCGCGGGAAGGCACAAGGAGGAGAAGGGCCTCATCGATGAGATGAAGCAGATAAGCGAGGCGATAAAGCCCCATGAAGTCATTCTCGTCATCGATGGAACCATCGGCCAGCAGGCCCACAATCAGGCGCTGGCGTTCAAGGAGGCAACACCGATAGGTTCAATAATAGTTACCAAGCTTGACGGCTCCGCCAAGGGTGGAGGAGCCCTCTCGGCGGTGGCTGCAACCGGAGCGCCCATAAAGTTCATAGGTGTCGGCGAGAGAATAGACGACTTGGAACCCTTTGACCCCAAGCGCTTCGTGTCAAGGCTCCTCGGCATGGGAGACATAGAGGGCCTTCTCCAGAAGCTCGAAGAGCTCCAGAAGGAGCAGGAATTCAAGGAGGAGGACCTTGAAAAGTTCCTCAAGGGAAAGTTCAATCTCAAGGACATGTACGCCCAGCTCGAAGCGATGCAGAAAATGGGGCCGCTTAAACAGGTCCTTCAGATGATTCCAGGATTAGGATATTCCCTACCAGACGATGCGGTTAAAGTCGGTGAGGAGAAACTGAAGAGATACAGGATAGTAATGGACTCCATGACGGAGGAGGAGCTGGAGCATCCCGAGATAATCAACTACTCAAGGATAAAGAGAATCGCCAGGGGCTCGGGGACGAGCGTCCAGGAGGTTAGGGAACTGCTTCACCAGTACAACCAGATGAAGAAGATGTTCAAGAGCATGGACAAGAGAAAACTTTCTAAAATGGCGAGGAAATTTAACTTTGGAGGGTTCGGCGTATGA
- a CDS encoding pyridoxal-phosphate dependent enzyme, with translation MLVCSHCGKVYRETFRLTCDCGGTLLVKRNHVDFFGSLLPHLDMRRYLNLLPVNEDCLPPATPAITPVSTLPIGQVSGFVKLEYLQPSGSFKDRGTWVTVAKLREEGITEVVIDSSGNAALSFALYGLASGIRVHTFVSYDTLPGKLSLLQHLGAVIHFVDGDRMAVHGRAVEFAEKSGITYVSHWLNPYFLEGTKTAAVEVYEQLGVPDYVIAPTGSGTLFLGLWKGFSELKDMGEIDRLPRLVAVQASGYESLCERSPMKNEAADGIAIPEPPRLREMRRAVKETSGLCVSVDELETMGALNWLKRHGFIVEPTSAVVLAALWKLMESGEISAGSRVLLPLTGSGLKMVKGI, from the coding sequence ATGCTCGTCTGTTCACACTGCGGAAAGGTGTACCGCGAGACGTTTCGCCTGACCTGTGACTGCGGCGGAACCCTGCTCGTGAAGAGGAACCACGTCGATTTCTTTGGCAGCCTTCTGCCCCACCTCGATATGCGGCGCTATCTTAATCTCCTCCCGGTGAATGAGGATTGCCTCCCTCCAGCAACGCCCGCCATAACCCCCGTGAGCACTCTCCCAATAGGCCAAGTCAGCGGGTTCGTCAAGCTCGAATACCTCCAGCCGAGCGGTTCCTTCAAGGACAGGGGCACCTGGGTGACGGTGGCGAAGCTGAGGGAGGAGGGCATCACCGAGGTCGTCATCGACAGCTCCGGAAACGCCGCCCTGAGCTTTGCCCTCTACGGCCTCGCTTCGGGAATCAGGGTTCACACCTTTGTCTCATACGACACGCTCCCAGGAAAGCTCTCGCTCCTCCAGCACCTTGGAGCTGTGATTCATTTCGTCGACGGCGACAGGATGGCCGTTCACGGAAGGGCGGTGGAGTTCGCGGAGAAGAGTGGGATTACCTACGTCTCCCACTGGCTCAACCCGTACTTCCTTGAGGGAACAAAGACGGCCGCCGTTGAGGTCTACGAGCAGCTCGGCGTTCCCGACTATGTTATCGCTCCAACTGGAAGCGGAACGCTCTTCCTCGGCCTCTGGAAAGGATTTTCGGAGCTCAAGGACATGGGGGAGATTGATAGGCTTCCCCGGCTCGTGGCGGTTCAGGCCTCGGGCTACGAGAGCCTTTGCGAGCGCTCGCCGATGAAAAACGAAGCCGCGGATGGCATAGCGATTCCTGAACCGCCGAGGCTCCGGGAGATGAGGAGGGCAGTTAAGGAAACCAGCGGCCTGTGCGTAAGCGTGGATGAGCTTGAAACGATGGGCGCGCTCAACTGGCTCAAAAGACATGGCTTCATCGTCGAGCCGACCTCCGCGGTGGTTCTCGCGGCGCTCTGGAAGCTGATGGAATCGGGGGAGATCAGTGCTGGCTCAAGGGTTCTCCTCCCGCTCACCGGCTCAGGGCTGAAGATGGTCAAAGGTATTTAA
- a CDS encoding nucleotidyltransferase family protein, whose protein sequence is MQTTRVRTLEDVQKILRAHRRELSEQYGVRRIGVFGSYSRNEQRADSDVDILVEFERPVGLITFVRLQEYLEELLGVKVDLVTREALKKRLRERILREVKYL, encoded by the coding sequence ATGCAGACCACACGAGTTAGAACACTTGAAGATGTTCAAAAAATCCTGCGTGCTCACAGGAGGGAACTGAGTGAGCAATACGGTGTTAGGCGTATTGGAGTCTTCGGTTCGTATTCCCGAAACGAGCAGCGAGCGGACAGCGATGTTGATATCCTCGTGGAGTTCGAACGGCCCGTTGGGTTGATAACGTTTGTTCGTCTCCAAGAGTACCTTGAGGAACTTCTCGGGGTTAAAGTTGACCTCGTGACAAGAGAAGCCCTGAAAAAGCGCCTTAGAGAACGGATTCTGAGAGAGGTGAAGTACTTATGA
- a CDS encoding FAD-dependent oxidoreductase produces MRYDVIVIGASAGGLTAAIAAKRFYPDKSVLVIKKEDVGMVPCGIPYIFGTFESVDDDILPVERFLEPLGVEVLVDEVLEVDPRGKVVKTKAGREIAWEKLIIATGSKPVFPNVPGSELEGVHTVPKDYHYLKALREKIRAAERIVIVGGGFIALEVGDEIRKLGKDVTLLVRSRLLRNSFDPEFSEMVEERLRERGINVVYGQVEALVGEGKVEGVRLVDGRELPADLVIFSIGYRPNVELAVKTGLKVTRYGIWTDEYMRTSHPDIFAVGDCVEHRDFFTGKPYGLMLASTATFEARIAGANLFKLQIVRENRRTIGVYSTNVAGLTLAAAGLTEEAAKREGFEVIVGYGKGPDRHPAKFPDTSMVTVKLIFSRDRGAILGAQIAGGKSVGEMINILALAIQKRLTASELYTLQIATHPLLTASPVGYQILQAAEDALAKLRT; encoded by the coding sequence ATGAGGTACGATGTTATAGTTATCGGTGCCAGTGCTGGGGGATTGACCGCCGCAATAGCCGCCAAGAGGTTTTATCCTGACAAGAGCGTCTTGGTCATCAAAAAGGAAGACGTTGGCATGGTTCCGTGTGGAATCCCCTACATCTTTGGGACCTTTGAGAGCGTCGACGACGACATCCTTCCCGTGGAGAGATTCCTCGAACCCCTCGGCGTCGAGGTGCTCGTGGATGAAGTCCTTGAGGTAGACCCCAGGGGTAAGGTCGTGAAAACGAAGGCAGGAAGGGAAATCGCCTGGGAAAAGCTCATCATTGCAACGGGTTCGAAGCCGGTATTTCCAAACGTACCGGGTTCCGAGCTGGAGGGCGTCCACACCGTTCCTAAGGACTACCACTATCTGAAGGCCCTTCGTGAGAAGATTCGGGCGGCCGAGAGGATAGTCATCGTCGGCGGCGGCTTCATAGCCCTGGAAGTCGGTGACGAGATTCGGAAGCTCGGAAAGGACGTGACGCTCCTAGTTAGGAGCAGACTGCTGAGGAACTCCTTCGACCCCGAGTTCAGCGAAATGGTTGAGGAACGCCTGAGGGAGAGGGGCATAAACGTGGTTTACGGCCAGGTTGAAGCGCTCGTTGGCGAGGGAAAGGTCGAAGGAGTGCGGCTCGTGGACGGGAGGGAGCTCCCAGCAGACCTTGTGATTTTCTCCATTGGCTACCGGCCAAACGTCGAGCTGGCTGTGAAGACCGGCCTTAAAGTTACCCGTTACGGCATCTGGACGGACGAGTACATGAGGACATCCCACCCCGACATCTTTGCCGTCGGAGACTGCGTCGAGCACAGGGACTTCTTCACGGGCAAGCCCTACGGCCTCATGCTCGCTTCAACGGCGACCTTCGAGGCCAGAATAGCGGGTGCGAACCTTTTCAAGCTCCAAATCGTCAGGGAGAACAGGAGGACGATAGGCGTTTACTCCACCAACGTGGCAGGCCTAACCCTGGCCGCGGCCGGGCTCACGGAGGAGGCCGCCAAGAGGGAAGGCTTCGAGGTCATAGTTGGTTATGGAAAAGGTCCGGACAGGCACCCCGCGAAGTTCCCGGACACCTCGATGGTCACGGTGAAGCTCATATTCTCCCGCGACAGGGGAGCGATACTCGGGGCGCAGATAGCCGGCGGTAAAAGCGTTGGGGAGATGATAAACATCCTCGCTTTGGCGATACAGAAGAGACTCACGGCGAGCGAACTCTACACCCTCCAAATAGCCACCCACCCGCTCCTCACGGCCTCGCCGGTTGGCTACCAGATTCTCCAGGCCGCGGAGGACGCCTTGGCGAAGCTGAGAACTTGA